The proteins below come from a single Ruegeria sp. SCSIO 43209 genomic window:
- a CDS encoding metal ABC transporter permease, producing the protein MSGEEFVPLSLTPLLIGTFAAIACALPGNFLVLRKQALIGDAISHVVLPGIVVAFLLTGAISTWPMMLGAAGAAVVAVVMIEAIRRLGQIEPGAAMGVVFTTMFAGGVLLLEQTDTSTVHLDVEHALYGNLESLIWLDATDWSSLLDLQALAGLPPELPRIALTLTGVLLFTWLFWRPLKISTFDEGFARTIGIRTGALGMALVLIAAIAAVAAFDAVGSIIVIAMFICPPAAARMMTNRLEVQIVWSVLFATLSAVSGYVLAGYGPLWLGAADAVSAAGMIATISGLILALTAAFGPCRTRSGAPSQA; encoded by the coding sequence ATGAGCGGAGAAGAGTTCGTACCCCTGTCGCTGACGCCTTTGTTGATTGGGACATTCGCGGCCATCGCATGCGCTCTGCCCGGCAACTTTCTGGTGCTGCGCAAGCAAGCGCTGATTGGCGACGCGATCAGCCATGTGGTGTTGCCCGGTATTGTCGTCGCGTTTCTGCTGACAGGCGCAATTTCAACTTGGCCGATGATGCTTGGCGCAGCAGGGGCTGCTGTGGTCGCCGTGGTTATGATCGAAGCGATCCGGCGATTGGGTCAGATCGAGCCGGGGGCAGCGATGGGTGTCGTATTCACGACCATGTTCGCCGGTGGTGTCCTACTGCTTGAGCAGACTGACACTTCGACCGTCCATTTGGACGTTGAACATGCGCTTTACGGCAATCTGGAAAGCTTGATCTGGCTGGATGCAACGGACTGGTCGTCGCTGCTGGATCTACAGGCATTGGCAGGGTTGCCACCTGAATTGCCGCGCATTGCGCTGACACTGACGGGGGTCTTGCTGTTCACGTGGTTGTTCTGGCGACCGCTCAAGATATCGACCTTCGATGAAGGCTTTGCGCGTACAATTGGTATCCGCACTGGCGCGTTAGGGATGGCGCTGGTGCTCATAGCTGCGATTGCTGCTGTCGCGGCATTTGATGCAGTGGGGTCGATCATCGTGATTGCAATGTTCATCTGCCCGCCAGCTGCGGCACGGATGATGACCAACCGGTTGGAAGTCCAGATCGTCTGGAGTGTCCTGTTCGCAACCCTTTCCGCCGTGTCCGGTTATGTTTTAGCGGGCTATGGCCCATTGTGGTTGGGGGCTGCGGATGCTGTCAGCGCCGCTGGAATGATCGCCACGATATCAGGCCTGATTCTGGCGCTGACCGCTGCTTTTGGCCCATGCCGAACCCGCAGCGGAGCGCCCAGTCAGGCTTGA